CGATATTTCTTGACTCCATGCGATAAACacatgaaaaacaaaaatacgaaAGATAAAGAGCAAGAAACCAATACACAAGAAGCACATTGTAAATCAGgcttaaatgtataattataaccgATACTATAACCGCACTCAGCGTGAGAGAGACGAAAGATGAACGTGTTTTGACGATCACGCGGCAtcattacatataaatattttatccgaCTTTACTCCGGCGAGCTAAATTTTCGATACGCTATCTCTAGTGCAAATGATGCATGAACATAGTCCATACATCGAAAGCTATACTCACTGACAATGAGTGACATCGTATCGGTTTCAGTCCACGGTGTACCCACGGTATCGCGAACATCTACGACAAATAATACGTTCCGGTAATCGCCCGTCACTTTAATCTACATTTCCCATACCAATTCGTATACCAAACTTGTTATGCATTTTTAACGAGATAAATAAGCAAGAACAAGCGTCTGATCTCCGAGTCCGCGCTTTGTGTCATCcgaaatatgcaataaagtaatatttttcatgatgGCCGCAAGATGGCGATTGAGCTAACGTCGATTATCGATAAATACGTTATCTGCATTGCCCTCCGATAGATTGTATCATTATGACAGTTGTATTATTCGTATCAGCTTGAAACGCAATGTATATACTGGCGTAATATTGCATTCTACAATCAAACCGAcgtgattaataaaaatgattatatcaATAGTTGAAAAGTAATAGATATATAACGCGTGACGTATCGATGTTGATAGAACTAAGTTACTTTGTGCCCTATCTACACCGAAGGATGATCCTgcttgtggctcatccgaGCGAGTAATGTAGACGCATTGAAACACATTGAAAATCACACTGAAGGCGAAAGTGAtcggatgagccacaagcAGGATCATCCTTCGGTGTAGATAGAGCATTACCCATGTCGAATGTATTTATGCGCGCCATCTTCTAGTCGGCATGATAACTTCTATTTGGCCGTTTTGAATCAGAAAGCATCGCGAAGCGCGCATTCGGGGAGTCACcgtttattttacttattataagAGCATAACGAGTGCGAATATTTGTTAGAAGTGCCGATTAAAGTTACGGGCGATTACTGGAACGTATTATTCGTCGTTGATTTTTGCGATTAACTATGGATGCTTTGTGGAAACCGATACGCTCTCAGTGAGTATGGCTTCCGATGTATAAATTATGTGCATGCGCCATTTACATTAGAAGTAGCATATCGAAAATTCAGCTCCGGAATAAagtcaaataaaatgttgtttttatcTGATGATGCCGCGTGATCGTCAAAACACGTCGTTCATCCTTCGTCTCACTCATGTCAAGTGCGGTTATGTTATCGGTACAGTTGTACGTTTGCCGTAAGTAGAATTCATCTCAAGTTTGCATTTTGTGTACCGCGGCGAAGTAAATTTCTGACGCGAATCTGTGAAAAGTGGAAGTGAAGTGTGCGTAATCAATAATAAGTACGAGTTTGCGGTATTCATCGACTCTTCAAGGATGGAGGTGATGAGGAGTTGCTAAGGCGGATTCTATAGCAGATAAAGCATACAGCAATACTCTAGCTGGTAAGCACTATTATTCgcctattatttaaatatgaacaTAACATACATATGCATAATCACAATttgtatattgaaatttattaaaatgtttgaaaatatttttattaaaacgtttattgaatatttgcacaatttattccataatattacatagtaatataaaaaatgataatttataataactaaaatattgatCTATTTCTCCAGATACAGCTAGATGCGTATTTAGCTAGAGTACAACGAATGGTGAGtcaattcattttttatacctgcgtattacatataaaatactaatatcACGTCTTTTTACTTGTCAATATTCACTGTACTATATGTTTTGGTAATTGCATTGCCATCTACAATTATGTCTTTTACTGCattgaaagatttattaaactcaTAGTCTAATACGTCAGTATGCTCAAACTCATACGGTTTACAAGATAAATATGTCAGTTcagtaaaaaagttatttgaaCTGCTTGATCTGTTctttttacaagaaataagagatatttttatggtATTACTCTCATGGCATTTTGGCAACAATCCAAGGTAGCTTTCCAGTTTTCTTAAAAGACCAGTAATCATACAGAAGCTTGCCAagtataagaaatattaatgacgCTAATACGATGTTCAAAATGTCGAGGGGATGGAGCCAAGCATCTTCATTTGATGAAATGCAGATTTCTGTCCGGGTAAGATCGCGAATCTAAATGtcattcaataatattaaaacacaatGTAATCGAGCTGAAttacattatctatatttattcctTAATAACTTGGTTTCATGAAAAAGGCATGTAAATAATTACCTGCTTGTTGGAGATATCGTTATCACTTATGAAAGCACATCGTATATCGTTGATATCCTTTACTATACTTGGATGCCTAATTAAAAGATcctagaaaaatatatatgcaaataaattaatagaaattaaatatttacaatatcaaCTATCTTAAATTAAAgtcaagaatttataaatatcgaaattgtaattatttggCATTACCAagtagatttatttttgttgaatttctcttatttctttttatttttatttatccattttgattctttaataacataaaaaatgattgattgccagtttttgatttttttaaataatataaaaattatatgcaaactAAATTGCTAATTTAATCGTACCTGGAAGCTCGGTGTAAAATGACAATCGCACGTCCACGAATTGTTTCCAAGATACAGACCAGCTGCATTGCTATTGTGCAGTAACGCGTTTTCCAGAGCATAAGTAGGCAACTGAAAAAGACGTCAGAACAAAGAATCATAAACTATATCTATAGTCTCATTATGGTTCTCTTTATTAAATAGCGACAAACTATATTCGATCCGCAAATAGCGCGGTGATACTTTATAATCTTCTTAAATTGCGTATCTAGGTTCTTAACCGTCTACCGCGTACCACACGGAATCAAGCAATCAATTTTGTGAAGTGGGTTTTCTCTtctcataataatttaataattttaatagatctAAAAACTAACATCAGTGAGTTTATTTCCTCGAAGATTAAGCAGTCGGAAACGATCTAGCCAATCTGATCCTTCTAGTTTAACAATAGATTCCATCAAATTGTCGTTTAAGTAAAGATCCAGTACTGACTTGTAAGTAGGATTTGTCGTAAGTGGAGTTAGGTCCTTAATCTGCAATAAACAAAagattagattaaaaatactttaattactATACATGTGAATGTTTACttttaacatatacatatagaaaaaaaatgcatattatacaagaaaaaagaatagaaaaaaataattctaatataatattttattcttttatttgatatttgagAAACActcaaaaattatcaaaatgtatgtatataatgtctgtgtttgcaaaaaacaataattattaattaaaatgtcgaGAATTAGATAAAAGAACCTTATTTCCGGTTAAACGAAGAGTCGTTGTATTTGCGGGTAAGAAACTGGGCATTTCGGTTAGACCGCGATGGCTGCAATTGACTGAATTAAAGGTTATAAGTTGCTTCTGCGTAAATGTACCCGCGCCAACCACATAAATCAGTTCACAGTCGCAAACTGTTCGTTTGCATTCTTCTTCCAACGTCTGGAAACCAAATTCAAGATTCAACAAGATCGAAATTTAATACCCCAAAGCTGCTTCTACGTGTTAGCTATTAATTGCAAGAAAAGGGTGTATTTTCTTGTTACCGCGATTATCTCGACGACTGAGACAAGTGGTCTTCCATCATACGGTGTAGTGCAAAGCAATTTGTCTTTGTCGACGACTTTGCTCGCAGTTGATCCTTCGCTAGAATCCAAAATCCACGCTGTATCTTTCGTACATCTCAATGGATTACCTGCGTCAGTACATCATTAATCCATGACGCAAGCGTTAATTGAGTGTAATTTTGATCAAACAGCTTATTGtttcaaataacaaaaatattaaagcattttaaacaatttaatacaattttggttagcatttctttttaattttgaccATTCCTTTATTTATATGCTTGTAAAGAGATTCCAAATCTTGGCAAAAAGTTTTTAgtgttctaaaattttttaataaaaaattagagaaattaTGCTTACCAGTTAGATGAATGTGGTTTAATGCTGGTGTACCAAAAGCTGTAATGTTGATTTCTTCGAGAGCATTGTTTCTTAAGTCAAGATATTTCAAAACCGGTAGATTAGAGAACGCATCTTTTGGAAATGTATGCAGCTTTGTGCCAGTCACGTTGATTTTCTGTCAATGCAAACACATCTACCTCTAAGCTCTCATAattatacgtaaaataaatcttgcaataaaaaacgaaTTTTCATGTTCAATATTTTGCCACGTAGATTATTagcttctatttttttctttgacgGCAGACAGGGAaatcattgaaattttattatcgcgtTATTGTCCATGaaaattcgaataaaaaactttaataaaatttagatttgcTTTTCAAGCGTttgactaatattttttacctcGAGATTTTGCGCTTCAAACGAAAATGCAGTTGATAATCGCGTTAAATTATTACTGTTCGCGATTATTAACTTTCGTAAGAACGTAAATCCCTGTAGAACTTCTTGCGGATCAAACGTTTCCTTCGGCCACTCGCAAAGAATAAGTACCTGCACATTTTCAGacctaaaaatttaataacgttaaaaatatttcggaaTATCAAATAGATAATATcagatttcaaaattttgaacaCTTGATTTTTTGTCGAGAAATCAATAGTTCAATAATtccttgaaaatatttagatttagattttaatttagctTTCATTACTTACTTTGCTTTCCATTCGTCTTTAAGACCATTGAAACAAACGAGACGATATcggtttttcaaaaaatggcATTCGGGGTAATCGTTGATATGTGGACGATTCCCGTAACAAATGTCGTCATCTTTTGTAAAACCATTCGAAAAATGTGTGCATATACAGAAAAGTATAATTctgtaagtaaaatatttttttattgtcaattctttgtaaaaatcattgaaaaattgaattaatatggGTTATCTCAACCGTATAGTTCAATGGAATTTAAATTAGCTTCACGACAAGCTGTTTAAACATCTGCGTGTGATTctacgaaataaaattcatttttttatttagtcgcaaaataacatttaaagaCGTTGCATAATTCACTTTCACGGAGGCATGTGACGGAAGTAGGTGTGTTAGCATGAGagatttataatctttattactTGGCAGCTTCATTATATTTGTACAAGATGCGATAACGGAACCAATGCACCATGCCATTATTTTTCCCATTAACGAACTcatgtgtataatttaatatctcgcAATTTATTATCTCCCTCTTAGCCTGAGCTTTGACGCACGAGCTTCGGTCGGTTTAACTTATCAGTGCTTAAAACACTTGAACGATCGATTCCACTTTCCAAACAATTCTGTTTCATGCTTAAGCATGCTTAAGCACGCCTACATAATGAA
This genomic window from Linepithema humile isolate Giens D197 chromosome 5, Lhum_UNIL_v1.0, whole genome shotgun sequence contains:
- the swi2 gene encoding protein singed wings 2 isoform X2, yielding MFMFSKIYRIILFCICTHFSNGFTKDDDICYGNRPHINDYPECHFLKNRYRLVCFNGLKDEWKAKSENVQVLILCEWPKETFDPQEVLQGFTFLRKLIIANSNNLTRLSTAFSFEAQNLEKINVTGTKLHTFPKDAFSNLPVLKYLDLRNNALEEINITAFGTPALNHIHLTGNPLRCTKDTAWILDSSEGSTASKVVDKDKLLCTTPYDGRPLVSVVEIIATLEEECKRTVCDCELIYVVGAGTFTQKQLITFNSVNCSHRGLTEMPSFLPANTTTLRLTGNKIKDLTPLTTNPTYKSVLDLYLNDNLMESIVKLEGSDWLDRFRLLNLRGNKLTDLPTYALENALLHNSNAAGLYLGNNSWTCDCHFTPSFQDLLIRHPSIVKDINDIRCAFISDNDISNKQIRDLTRTEICISSNEDAWLHPLDILNIVLASLIFLILGKLLYDYWSFKKTGKLPWIVAKMP
- the swi2 gene encoding protein singed wings 2 isoform X1, translating into MTKMIAQQIFLIILFCICTHFSNGFTKDDDICYGNRPHINDYPECHFLKNRYRLVCFNGLKDEWKAKSENVQVLILCEWPKETFDPQEVLQGFTFLRKLIIANSNNLTRLSTAFSFEAQNLEKINVTGTKLHTFPKDAFSNLPVLKYLDLRNNALEEINITAFGTPALNHIHLTGNPLRCTKDTAWILDSSEGSTASKVVDKDKLLCTTPYDGRPLVSVVEIIATLEEECKRTVCDCELIYVVGAGTFTQKQLITFNSVNCSHRGLTEMPSFLPANTTTLRLTGNKIKDLTPLTTNPTYKSVLDLYLNDNLMESIVKLEGSDWLDRFRLLNLRGNKLTDLPTYALENALLHNSNAAGLYLGNNSWTCDCHFTPSFQDLLIRHPSIVKDINDIRCAFISDNDISNKQIRDLTRTEICISSNEDAWLHPLDILNIVLASLIFLILGKLLYDYWSFKKTGKLPWIVAKMP